A single genomic interval of Agarivorans aestuarii harbors:
- the pabC gene encoding aminodeoxychorismate lyase, which translates to MSDASLSKFDRGLNYGDGFFTTMLVQSGEVKLWDYHQQRLQGAQQQLAFPHLDFVQIKQQADRLASDKNHAVLKIVVTRGEGGRGYGLPELVQPNILMTLSDFPESYLSLRDKGITLGIAKQRLASGSAFSTIKTLNRLEQVQLKREADLAELSDLVCCDIFDRVVEGVASNLFWVKDKVIYTSDLDGAGVAGVQRQFLLDNVKHSPYQIQLGKFKIEDVVAADEIFVSNSVLQFAPVNTFNERNYERFPVCRWFQNLVKNAS; encoded by the coding sequence TTGTCAGACGCTTCTTTGTCAAAGTTTGACCGTGGCTTGAACTATGGTGACGGTTTTTTCACTACTATGCTGGTACAGTCTGGTGAAGTAAAACTGTGGGACTATCACCAACAACGTTTACAAGGTGCCCAGCAGCAGCTTGCTTTTCCTCACCTCGATTTTGTTCAGATTAAACAACAAGCTGATAGGCTTGCCAGTGACAAAAATCATGCTGTATTAAAAATAGTGGTAACTCGAGGTGAAGGCGGAAGGGGCTACGGACTACCTGAACTCGTACAACCGAATATTTTGATGACCTTGTCCGACTTTCCAGAAAGTTATTTGAGCCTTAGAGACAAAGGGATTACTCTCGGTATTGCCAAGCAGCGTTTAGCTAGCGGTAGCGCATTTTCTACCATAAAAACGCTTAATCGTTTAGAACAAGTGCAATTAAAAAGAGAAGCCGATCTAGCAGAGCTTTCCGATTTGGTTTGTTGTGATATTTTTGATCGAGTGGTTGAGGGGGTTGCGTCTAACTTGTTCTGGGTAAAGGATAAAGTGATTTATACAAGTGATCTAGATGGTGCTGGGGTTGCCGGTGTGCAACGCCAGTTTTTGCTAGACAACGTGAAGCATTCTCCTTATCAGATCCAATTAGGTAAGTTTAAAATTGAAGATGTAGTCGCTGCTGATGAAATATTTGTAAGTAACTCGGTATTGCAGTTTGCACCCGTTAATACTTTTAATGAGCGCAATTACGAGCGCTTTCCTGTTTGTCGTTGGTTCCAAAATTTGGTGAAAAATGCTTCGTAA
- the fabD gene encoding ACP S-malonyltransferase, whose amino-acid sequence MSKLAFVFPGQGSQSVGMLAELISEYPVVADTFKQASDVLGYDLAGLIANGPAEDLNDTSRTQPALLTASVALWRLWNELGGTKPAVLAGHSLGEYSALACAGVLDFTDALKLVEYRGQLMQKAVPAGVGAMSAIIGLGNQEIIDACEKAAEDQVVTAVNFNSPGQVVIAGHKEAVDRANVLCKEAGAKRALPLPVSVPSHCALMQPAADELAGYIEGISFSEPKFDVINNVDVAIERDAKAIKLALIKQLYSPVRWTETVEAMAARGIETVYECGPGKVLSGLVKRIHKPLVAAAINDVTSIKTALDNK is encoded by the coding sequence ATGAGTAAATTAGCATTTGTATTTCCAGGACAAGGCTCACAAAGCGTTGGCATGTTAGCCGAGCTTATTAGTGAGTATCCGGTAGTTGCTGATACCTTTAAACAAGCATCAGACGTGCTTGGTTATGATTTAGCAGGATTAATCGCCAATGGCCCTGCAGAAGATTTAAACGACACCAGTCGTACTCAACCAGCTTTGCTAACCGCTTCTGTCGCCTTATGGCGTTTATGGAACGAGCTAGGTGGCACTAAACCGGCGGTTTTAGCTGGCCATAGCTTAGGTGAGTATTCTGCGCTAGCTTGTGCCGGTGTACTAGACTTTACTGACGCCCTTAAACTAGTTGAATATCGAGGCCAGTTGATGCAAAAAGCTGTACCTGCTGGCGTTGGTGCCATGTCTGCCATCATTGGTTTAGGCAATCAAGAGATTATTGACGCCTGTGAGAAAGCCGCTGAGGACCAAGTGGTCACTGCGGTTAACTTCAATTCTCCTGGCCAAGTGGTTATTGCTGGGCATAAAGAAGCGGTAGATCGTGCCAATGTATTATGTAAGGAAGCTGGCGCTAAGCGAGCATTACCGCTACCTGTAAGCGTGCCATCGCATTGTGCACTAATGCAACCCGCTGCAGATGAGTTAGCTGGATATATTGAAGGGATTTCATTCTCTGAGCCAAAATTTGACGTGATTAATAACGTAGATGTGGCGATAGAGCGAGACGCAAAAGCAATAAAGCTAGCGCTGATCAAACAACTATACAGCCCAGTTCGCTGGACCGAAACTGTAGAAGCAATGGCTGCGCGTGGAATTGAAACTGTTTACGAGTGTGGCCCAGGAAAAGTCCTTAGTGGTTTGGTTAAACGGATCCACAAGCCATTAGTTGCTGCAGCAATTAATGATGTAACTTCTATAAAAACTGCTTTAGATAATAAGTAA
- the acpP gene encoding acyl carrier protein, with translation MSAIEERVKKIIIEQLGVSEDEVKNEASFVDDLGADSLDTVELVMALEEEFDTEIPDEEAEKITTVQAAIDYVLNNQD, from the coding sequence ATGAGTGCAATTGAAGAACGTGTTAAAAAAATCATCATCGAGCAACTAGGTGTAAGCGAAGACGAAGTTAAAAACGAAGCTTCATTCGTTGACGATTTAGGCGCTGACTCTTTGGATACTGTTGAATTGGTTATGGCTTTAGAAGAAGAATTCGATACTGAAATTCCTGATGAAGAAGCTGAAAAGATCACAACTGTTCAAGCTGCAATTGATTACGTTCTAAATAATCAAGATTAA
- the mltG gene encoding endolytic transglycosylase MltG produces the protein MLRKVILGLIGFCLIAGFLSYKWFDNYLVEQWQLPRATEVQQVSVGSGTNIYRVANQVFANADQDAWWLRVWFKLHPHHSQIKKGLYQLDEQLSYAQLSQILASGKVVQFKVSLIEGETFAQFWQKLNQTEGIKPSTKNEQELIEWLEIEQSKLEGLLLPETYFFVHNTAAESIIKRAKLALDKVVAEQWNKRNQAVPLKTPYEALILASIIEKETGAKFERPRIASVFVNRLNKGMRLQTDPTVIYGMGERYDGNIRRKDLREATPYNTYVIRALPPTPIAMASEDAIIAALNPEQSNYYYFVAKGGGEHYFSKNLAEHNRAVRKYILKK, from the coding sequence ATGCTTCGTAAAGTAATACTCGGTCTTATTGGTTTTTGTTTAATTGCTGGTTTCCTTTCATATAAGTGGTTTGATAATTACTTAGTTGAACAATGGCAATTGCCACGTGCAACCGAAGTTCAACAAGTGTCGGTAGGCTCGGGAACTAACATTTATCGTGTTGCCAACCAGGTATTTGCTAACGCAGACCAAGATGCATGGTGGTTGCGAGTTTGGTTCAAACTTCATCCTCACCACAGTCAAATTAAAAAGGGCTTATATCAGTTAGATGAGCAGCTTAGTTATGCCCAGCTAAGCCAAATATTGGCGAGCGGAAAAGTCGTTCAGTTTAAAGTTAGCCTAATTGAAGGTGAGACCTTTGCCCAGTTTTGGCAAAAGCTTAACCAAACTGAAGGGATTAAACCTAGCACTAAGAATGAACAAGAGTTAATTGAATGGCTTGAAATTGAGCAAAGTAAGTTAGAAGGACTGTTGTTACCAGAAACTTACTTTTTTGTTCACAATACGGCTGCAGAAAGCATCATCAAGCGCGCCAAGCTAGCATTAGATAAAGTAGTTGCCGAACAATGGAATAAACGTAATCAAGCTGTTCCACTCAAAACACCATATGAAGCGCTAATTCTCGCATCAATAATCGAAAAAGAAACCGGTGCTAAGTTTGAACGACCTCGGATCGCTTCGGTATTTGTAAATCGCCTTAATAAGGGGATGCGTCTGCAAACTGACCCTACTGTAATTTACGGTATGGGAGAGCGGTATGATGGAAATATTCGCCGTAAAGATTTACGCGAAGCAACGCCTTACAATACTTATGTTATTCGAGCTCTTCCGCCAACACCCATCGCTATGGCTAGTGAAGATGCCATTATCGCTGCGCTAAACCCTGAGCAATCTAATTATTATTATTTTGTCGCTAAGGGTGGTGGCGAACATTATTTTTCTAAAAACTTAGCTGAGCACAATCGCGCAGTTAGAAAATACATACTAAAGAAATAA
- a CDS encoding MlaD family protein codes for MNNASKPELKKEKVISPIWLLPILAVLLGAWLLFKAWSEAGVKIDIVFDSAKGITAGQTQLFYQGLDIGVVKTVELTPKLDGVIVVAEVKREAEQLLKEDSQFWLVTPKASITEISGLDALVSGNYIELNPGKGKSADKFIALNEPPNIIRGNGLNIRLTSSDLGSLNIGSPVYFKKIKVGEVQRYQLNDQHQVEFDIQIKPQFSHLVKLDTRFWNVSGFEADISLDGMQISSESLASVISGGVSFDSPLQSAKADKGQSFTLYSNLKDSQRGKAIQITMQQQHGLVADRSKLIYRGAVIGFINDIQNTGSHDHFLAKALVEPKYEDLFNDTTQLVLIKPEIGLSGVKNLGALIGAKQIEVIAEQGELQTEFALNISAKPPFGSKALSLTSDNVKGLSPNSPIVYNGLNIGRLTEINLVDRSFELTAYIQAEYTKLLTQGSRFYNQSPLALEADLNGISIESSGLSGFISSPIILMPGHSNKQSTQSQFALHQNKQAALLSKSKIEKPLKLRLNTQYLGSLAEGAPVLFRRVPVGVVEHYTLLKDGSIDLRLNIHGNYRHLVTDNSRFWHASGLEIKASFDGLSVNSESLKSLVMGGISFDHFDDLAKESVRTIHKSKEDATKRHLAIQLSTNDSHGLYKNMPIKYQGQQIGKVTGLRFNDDLSRLQADAELDFPYYRNFARSGSLYWQETASISLSEVKNLDTLVKGDFINALPGKGKPSQQFSLHKQAPNTDSEALHIWLSSSHFGSLKVGSPVLYKQYPVGYVDDAKLAMDGSKIMARLNIDSAYRHLVRENSVFWNASGVDVKLGLGGANIRLDSMETLLTGGIAFATPEEEPLAKPANDQDKFDLQPIYDEKWLQWSPSIDP; via the coding sequence TTGAACAACGCTAGTAAACCGGAACTTAAAAAAGAGAAGGTAATCTCCCCTATTTGGCTGTTGCCCATATTAGCTGTGCTACTCGGGGCGTGGCTATTGTTTAAAGCTTGGTCAGAAGCCGGCGTGAAAATAGACATTGTATTTGATAGTGCCAAAGGCATTACCGCTGGGCAAACCCAGCTGTTTTACCAAGGCTTAGATATTGGTGTTGTTAAAACTGTTGAACTGACACCCAAATTAGATGGTGTGATTGTTGTCGCTGAAGTAAAACGAGAAGCAGAGCAACTGTTAAAAGAAGATAGTCAATTTTGGCTCGTTACACCCAAAGCCTCTATTACCGAAATTAGCGGCTTAGACGCACTTGTATCTGGTAACTACATCGAATTAAACCCAGGTAAGGGTAAATCGGCTGACAAATTTATAGCACTTAATGAACCACCTAACATCATTAGAGGTAACGGCCTTAATATTCGCCTTACCTCAAGTGACTTAGGCTCTCTAAATATTGGTTCGCCAGTTTACTTTAAGAAAATAAAGGTGGGTGAAGTTCAACGCTATCAGCTAAATGATCAGCACCAAGTTGAATTCGACATTCAAATTAAACCGCAGTTTTCCCACTTAGTGAAATTAGATACACGATTTTGGAATGTTAGTGGCTTTGAAGCAGATATTTCTCTTGATGGTATGCAAATATCCAGCGAAAGTTTAGCTAGCGTGATTTCCGGAGGAGTAAGTTTTGACAGCCCGCTTCAATCGGCCAAAGCAGACAAAGGGCAAAGCTTTACCCTGTATAGCAATTTAAAGGATTCTCAGCGAGGCAAAGCAATACAAATTACTATGCAGCAACAGCATGGTTTGGTCGCTGACCGCAGTAAACTTATCTACCGTGGTGCAGTAATAGGATTTATCAATGATATTCAAAATACCGGTAGCCACGACCACTTTTTAGCCAAAGCATTAGTCGAACCTAAATACGAGGATCTGTTTAACGATACCACCCAATTGGTCCTCATAAAGCCCGAAATAGGACTAAGCGGGGTTAAAAATCTTGGTGCATTAATCGGTGCTAAACAAATAGAAGTGATCGCAGAACAAGGCGAGCTTCAAACAGAGTTTGCTCTCAACATATCGGCCAAACCTCCTTTTGGAAGTAAAGCCTTAAGCCTTACCAGCGATAACGTAAAAGGCTTAAGCCCTAACAGTCCCATCGTATACAACGGACTAAACATCGGCAGATTAACCGAGATAAACTTAGTTGATAGAAGCTTCGAGTTAACAGCCTATATTCAAGCCGAATATACAAAGCTGCTCACCCAAGGTAGCCGCTTTTACAATCAAAGCCCTTTAGCCCTAGAGGCTGACCTTAATGGCATTAGTATAGAGAGCAGCGGGCTTAGTGGTTTTATTAGTTCACCTATCATTTTGATGCCCGGTCATAGCAATAAGCAAAGTACACAAAGTCAGTTTGCTCTACATCAAAATAAACAAGCCGCTTTGTTATCTAAATCCAAGATAGAAAAGCCACTAAAACTTCGTTTAAACACCCAGTATTTGGGCTCTTTAGCAGAAGGGGCGCCAGTTTTGTTTAGACGAGTACCTGTAGGTGTAGTTGAACACTACACATTACTAAAAGATGGCAGTATTGACCTTAGGCTAAACATTCATGGCAACTATCGACACCTTGTTACCGACAATAGTCGATTCTGGCACGCCTCCGGTCTTGAGATAAAAGCCAGCTTCGATGGCTTATCGGTAAACAGTGAGTCACTTAAGTCTTTGGTTATGGGCGGCATTAGTTTTGATCACTTTGACGACTTAGCAAAAGAAAGTGTTCGCACCATTCATAAATCCAAAGAAGATGCGACGAAGCGTCATCTTGCTATACAACTGTCTACTAATGATAGTCATGGCCTGTACAAAAACATGCCGATTAAATATCAGGGTCAACAAATTGGTAAGGTTACAGGTTTACGTTTTAATGATGACCTTTCAAGGCTGCAAGCCGATGCCGAATTGGACTTCCCTTACTATCGTAATTTCGCGCGTAGTGGCAGCTTATATTGGCAAGAAACGGCTTCAATTAGCTTATCTGAAGTTAAAAACTTAGATACCTTGGTAAAAGGTGACTTTATCAACGCCCTACCTGGCAAAGGCAAGCCCTCTCAGCAATTTTCTTTACATAAACAGGCTCCTAATACCGACTCTGAAGCCTTGCATATTTGGTTGAGTAGTAGTCATTTTGGCTCTCTGAAGGTTGGCAGCCCAGTACTGTATAAACAATACCCAGTGGGTTACGTTGATGATGCCAAACTGGCCATGGATGGTTCTAAAATCATGGCACGCTTGAATATTGATTCAGCTTATCGCCACCTAGTGCGCGAAAACAGTGTATTTTGGAATGCCTCTGGTGTCGACGTAAAGCTCGGCTTAGGCGGCGCGAATATCCGTCTTGACTCAATGGAAACCTTATTAACCGGAGGTATTGCATTTGCGACTCCCGAGGAAGAGCCGCTTGCCAAACCCGCTAATGATCAAGATAAGTTCGATCTGCAGCCCATTTACGATGAAAAGTGGTTACAATGGAGTCCTTCCATTGACCCATAG
- the rsmF gene encoding 16S rRNA (cytosine(1407)-C(5))-methyltransferase RsmF, with protein sequence MTKPINFPAKFIERIEKDLPDDLSLASFKEICLQEMRKSIRVNTLKISVEEFLQLANTNQWQLEPIPWCSTGYWITREDESLSLGNTAEHQAGLFYIQEASSMLPVSALFHCFQADENSLLLDAAAAPGSKTTQIAAELQGKGAIVANEYSASRVKILSANLLRCGVSNAAVTHFSAEVFGTWMSEQFDAILLDAPCSGEGTLRKDPQALDNWSEQHVDEISQLQTDLLESALQALKPEGLLIYSTCTLNQQENQQVINNIAHKYPDSFSTLSLEGLFEHSNKALTAEGYLHVWPQYYDSEGFFVAALRKNAVSIETPTINKRIKPFAYQPANKKQQASIAQHFSSLFGITFPENYSVFIKANDYWLLPDSFLRVKDEMRFERVGLKLAEEFKLGFRTSHYAITALGDLVSKNRVELNTEQAHHFYQGKDIAYPNTNKGEVALSYQGYVIGLGKWVRNKVKNSYPRELVKDKGLA encoded by the coding sequence GTGACTAAACCAATTAATTTCCCAGCCAAGTTTATTGAACGCATCGAGAAGGATCTCCCCGATGATTTGAGCTTGGCTAGCTTCAAAGAGATTTGCCTCCAAGAGATGCGTAAAAGCATCAGAGTGAACACTCTAAAAATAAGCGTTGAAGAGTTTTTGCAGTTAGCCAATACCAATCAATGGCAACTGGAACCTATACCATGGTGCTCTACCGGGTATTGGATCACCCGAGAGGATGAATCACTCTCTCTAGGCAACACCGCCGAGCACCAAGCCGGCTTGTTTTACATTCAAGAAGCCAGTTCTATGTTGCCAGTGAGCGCGCTATTTCATTGTTTTCAAGCAGATGAAAACAGCTTATTGCTTGATGCTGCCGCGGCACCAGGTTCAAAAACCACGCAAATTGCTGCTGAGCTTCAAGGTAAAGGCGCAATAGTTGCTAATGAATATTCTGCAAGTCGTGTGAAGATACTTAGCGCCAATTTATTGCGCTGCGGGGTAAGCAATGCAGCTGTTACCCACTTTAGCGCTGAAGTATTTGGTACATGGATGAGTGAGCAATTCGATGCTATTTTGCTCGACGCCCCCTGCTCTGGCGAAGGAACGTTACGAAAAGATCCTCAAGCTTTAGACAACTGGAGTGAGCAACATGTTGACGAAATTTCGCAACTTCAAACCGACTTACTAGAAAGTGCACTGCAAGCTTTAAAGCCCGAAGGCTTGCTTATCTATTCGACCTGTACCTTAAATCAACAAGAAAACCAGCAAGTCATCAACAATATTGCCCACAAATACCCAGATAGCTTTTCTACGCTCAGCCTGGAAGGGCTTTTTGAACATAGTAACAAAGCACTTACTGCAGAAGGCTATTTACATGTTTGGCCACAATACTATGACAGTGAAGGTTTTTTTGTGGCCGCACTTCGCAAAAATGCTGTAAGTATAGAAACTCCAACTATTAACAAGCGTATTAAGCCTTTTGCCTACCAACCAGCAAATAAAAAGCAGCAAGCCTCAATAGCACAGCACTTTAGCTCCCTGTTTGGGATTACTTTTCCTGAAAACTATAGTGTATTTATAAAGGCTAATGATTACTGGTTACTTCCCGATAGTTTTTTACGAGTGAAGGATGAGATGCGATTTGAGCGAGTTGGGCTTAAGCTGGCTGAAGAGTTTAAACTCGGCTTCAGAACAAGCCACTATGCCATCACTGCGCTTGGAGATTTAGTCTCAAAGAACAGAGTGGAACTAAATACAGAACAAGCTCATCACTTTTATCAAGGTAAAGACATTGCTTATCCAAATACCAACAAGGGCGAAGTAGCCTTAAGTTATCAAGGCTATGTTATTGGCTTGGGTAAATGGGTAAGAAACAAAGTTAAAAACTCTTACCCAAGAGAGCTGGTGAAAGACAAAGGCCTAGCGTGA
- the fabG gene encoding 3-oxoacyl-ACP reductase FabG, protein MSLQGKVALVTGASRGIGRATAETLVARGATVIGTATSEKGAEAIAAYLGENGTGLALDVTSSDSIAQLFADIKAKYGDIDILVNNAGITRDNLLMRMKDDEWEDIISTNLTSIFRLSKAVLRAMMKKRNGRIISIGSVVGTMGNAGQANYSAAKAGVLGFTRSLAREVASRGITVNAIAPGFIETDMTRALDENQRGAILSQVPMARLGDAEEIAKTVAFLASDDAAYITGETIHVNGGMYMV, encoded by the coding sequence ATGTCTCTACAAGGTAAAGTTGCCTTAGTAACTGGCGCAAGCCGTGGTATTGGTCGAGCAACCGCTGAAACGCTGGTTGCTCGTGGCGCAACAGTTATAGGAACTGCTACTTCAGAGAAAGGTGCCGAAGCAATTGCTGCCTACCTAGGCGAGAATGGCACTGGTTTAGCCTTAGACGTAACATCAAGCGACTCTATTGCCCAACTATTTGCTGATATCAAAGCAAAATATGGCGATATCGATATTCTAGTGAACAATGCTGGTATTACCCGCGACAACTTATTAATGCGTATGAAAGATGATGAGTGGGAAGATATTATTTCTACCAACTTAACTTCTATTTTCCGTCTAAGTAAGGCGGTGTTACGTGCAATGATGAAAAAACGCAATGGCCGTATCATTAGCATTGGTTCAGTTGTTGGCACCATGGGTAACGCTGGCCAAGCTAACTATTCAGCAGCTAAAGCCGGTGTATTGGGTTTCACTCGCTCGTTAGCGCGCGAAGTGGCTTCTCGTGGGATCACAGTAAATGCAATTGCTCCAGGTTTTATTGAAACAGATATGACCAGAGCACTTGACGAGAATCAACGTGGTGCTATCTTGTCGCAGGTGCCTATGGCGCGTTTAGGTGATGCTGAAGAAATCGCCAAAACGGTTGCTTTTTTAGCAAGCGACGATGCTGCCTATATTACTGGTGAAACTATTCACGTTAATGGCGGGATGTACATGGTTTAA
- the fabF gene encoding beta-ketoacyl-ACP synthase II yields MTKRRVVVTGIGALSPVGNTAELTWQALKAGQSGIGPIEHFDTESFPTRFAGLVKDFNVEEFMSKKDARKMDAFIQYGVAAGLMAFDDAGIEVTEENADSIGVSIGSGIGGLGLIEQNHENYLKNGPRKISPFFVPSTIINMVAGHLSIMKGLKGPNIAVTTACTTGAHAIGLAARMIAYGDASVMLAGGAEKASTHLGMGGFGAAKALSTRNDDPTKASRPWDQDRDGFVLGDGAGVVVLEEYEAAKARGAKIYAELVGFGMSGDAYHMTSPPADGDGAARSMAAAIKDAGIEASEIDYINAHGTSTPAGDVAETQAVKSVFGEHAKEVLVSSTKSMTGHLLGAAGAVEAIVSILAIRDQIAPPTINLENPSEGCDLDYVVGKARETKIEYALSNSFGFGGTNGSLVFKKIDA; encoded by the coding sequence GTGACTAAGCGTAGAGTCGTTGTTACTGGTATTGGTGCACTATCACCAGTAGGTAATACCGCTGAATTAACTTGGCAAGCCCTTAAAGCTGGCCAAAGTGGCATTGGCCCTATCGAACATTTTGATACAGAATCTTTCCCAACTCGCTTTGCTGGTTTAGTTAAAGACTTCAACGTTGAAGAGTTCATGAGTAAAAAAGACGCGCGCAAAATGGATGCGTTTATTCAATACGGAGTTGCAGCAGGCCTAATGGCGTTCGATGATGCAGGTATTGAAGTTACCGAGGAAAATGCAGACAGCATTGGGGTATCAATTGGATCTGGCATTGGTGGCCTTGGTTTAATTGAGCAAAATCATGAAAATTACTTAAAAAATGGACCTCGTAAGATCAGTCCGTTTTTTGTTCCTTCAACCATTATCAATATGGTTGCAGGTCACCTTTCAATTATGAAAGGTCTAAAAGGCCCTAATATCGCAGTGACAACCGCTTGTACTACCGGTGCTCACGCGATTGGTCTTGCTGCGCGTATGATTGCCTATGGCGATGCTAGTGTAATGCTAGCTGGCGGTGCAGAAAAAGCTTCTACTCATCTTGGTATGGGTGGCTTTGGCGCAGCAAAAGCCTTGTCTACTCGTAACGATGACCCAACAAAAGCTAGCCGACCTTGGGATCAAGACCGTGATGGTTTTGTATTAGGCGATGGCGCAGGTGTTGTTGTTCTAGAAGAATACGAAGCGGCTAAAGCACGTGGTGCAAAAATTTACGCCGAACTAGTTGGGTTTGGTATGAGTGGTGATGCTTACCACATGACATCGCCTCCAGCAGACGGTGATGGCGCTGCTCGCTCTATGGCTGCTGCAATTAAAGATGCAGGCATCGAGGCTTCAGAAATTGATTATATCAATGCTCACGGTACTTCAACACCAGCCGGTGATGTAGCCGAGACTCAAGCTGTTAAGTCAGTATTTGGCGAGCATGCTAAAGAAGTATTGGTAAGCTCTACTAAATCGATGACTGGTCACTTATTGGGGGCTGCTGGCGCGGTTGAAGCCATTGTGTCTATCTTGGCTATTCGCGACCAAATTGCTCCTCCAACCATTAACTTGGAAAACCCAAGTGAAGGTTGTGACTTGGATTATGTCGTAGGTAAAGCACGCGAAACCAAAATCGAATACGCTCTGTCTAATTCTTTTGGTTTTGGTGGCACTAATGGTTCATTGGTATTCAAGAAAATTGATGCCTAA
- the tmk gene encoding dTMP kinase — translation MTRGQFVVIEGLEGAGKSTAVAAIQALLTQQGIEFINTREPGGTPIAESLRTIVKQGVDGEQVCDSTELLLMYAARAQLVETRIKPALEAGKWVVGDRHDLSSQAYQGGGRELGVAKLNAIKQIAIGDFEPDLTLYLDIEPSLGLSRARSRGELDRIEQQALSFFERSRAVYLRQAESKDNILKIDASQSIEKVAADIHNALNNYLVAL, via the coding sequence ATGACGCGTGGACAATTTGTAGTAATTGAAGGCTTAGAAGGTGCAGGTAAAAGCACCGCTGTAGCAGCGATTCAAGCTTTGTTAACACAACAGGGTATAGAGTTTATTAATACCCGTGAGCCCGGCGGTACTCCTATTGCTGAATCTTTACGCACAATTGTTAAGCAGGGCGTTGACGGTGAGCAGGTGTGCGACAGTACTGAGCTGTTACTAATGTATGCTGCTCGTGCTCAATTGGTAGAAACCCGCATTAAACCCGCCTTAGAGGCTGGAAAGTGGGTAGTTGGCGATCGCCATGATTTGAGCTCACAAGCTTATCAAGGCGGTGGTAGAGAGCTAGGTGTTGCCAAGCTTAACGCCATTAAGCAGATTGCTATTGGTGACTTTGAGCCAGACTTAACTTTATATCTCGATATTGAACCTAGTTTGGGACTAAGCCGGGCCAGAAGCCGTGGTGAGTTAGATAGAATTGAGCAGCAAGCCTTGAGCTTTTTTGAACGCAGCCGTGCAGTTTATCTTAGGCAGGCGGAATCAAAAGACAACATCCTTAAGATTGATGCTAGCCAAAGTATAGAGAAAGTAGCAGCAGACATTCATAATGCTCTTAATAACTATCTAGTCGCACTGTAA
- a CDS encoding TatD family hydrolase, which produces MLVDSHCHLDRLDYQGKHVNVADALAKAKDAGVDYCLAVAISPEKFPSMMEKVQDFEQVFASCGMHPLYVQDQDFELDKMEAYLSHPKVVAVGETGLDYFYAKEHKELQQRVFIEQIKLAVKHNKPLIIHTRDAREDTLRLLKEHKAEQCKGVLHCFTESLEMAEAAIEMGFYISASGIISFNSAKELQQTFKQIPLDRILVETDSPYLAPIPFRGEENQPAYTRQVAECLAKIKGISLEEVAEQTTQNFFDLFSLAKP; this is translated from the coding sequence GTGTTAGTAGATTCACATTGCCATTTAGACAGACTTGATTATCAAGGTAAGCATGTAAACGTAGCGGATGCTTTAGCTAAAGCAAAAGATGCTGGCGTGGATTACTGCCTTGCTGTGGCTATCTCACCAGAAAAATTCCCAAGCATGATGGAAAAAGTGCAAGACTTCGAGCAAGTCTTTGCTTCTTGCGGTATGCACCCACTTTACGTTCAGGACCAAGACTTTGAACTCGATAAAATGGAAGCCTATTTATCCCATCCAAAAGTGGTTGCTGTTGGTGAAACTGGCTTAGATTACTTTTATGCTAAAGAACATAAAGAGTTACAGCAGCGAGTTTTTATTGAGCAAATCAAGCTAGCGGTTAAACACAATAAACCCTTAATTATTCATACCCGCGACGCCAGAGAAGATACCTTACGATTGCTTAAGGAACACAAAGCAGAGCAATGTAAGGGCGTTCTTCACTGTTTTACTGAGAGTTTAGAAATGGCTGAAGCAGCCATTGAGATGGGTTTTTATATATCAGCTTCTGGGATTATTAGTTTTAACTCTGCAAAAGAGTTACAACAAACCTTTAAACAAATTCCTCTAGATAGGATTTTAGTAGAAACCGACAGCCCGTATTTAGCGCCAATCCCTTTTAGAGGTGAAGAAAATCAACCTGCCTATACGCGTCAGGTGGCTGAGTGTTTAGCCAAAATAAAAGGGATTAGTTTAGAAGAAGTGGCGGAGCAAACCACCCAAAACTTTTTTGATTTGTTTAGCTTGGCTAAGCCTTAA